A segment of the SAR324 cluster bacterium genome:
CTCATCAAATGCGTACAGGGCAGACTCTGCCAAGTCAGGAAATTGAACTCAAAGAAATTTTCACTCAACCAATCTGGGTTCGCTTTCAACTGGCAATGGAAGCAGAATCTACTGGTAGCCTAATACGTAGCGAGACAATATATCGAAGCATATTGAAGGAAGTCCCTGACCATCCTTGGATACACGCCCGATTGGGCAATGTTTATGCTGATCTCGATCAACTCGAGCGAAGTCAACAGTATCATGCTCGTTTTTTGAAGATTTATCCGAATGCTGTTTGGGGGAACTTTCGATTAGCAGTCTTAAAAACCCTTCAACATGAGGAACCAGAAGCGATTCGTCTTTACCAACAAGTATTGATTCTCCAACCTGATCATGCCGCAAGTTTAAATAACCTAGCTTGGACGTTCTTGACCAGTGGAGATCCTAAACTTCGAAATACCTCAGAAGCATTGAGCATGGCTCAAAAAGCTGTGAGACTTCAGGCATCTGTAGATCATTTAGATACTCTAGCTGAAGCCTACTTCCAGTCTGGCCAACCCATTGAAGCGATTCAGACCATTCGGCGAGCTATCTTAATCACTCCCCTTGATTCAGATCGTTACCCTTATCTCCTAAAGCAATTCAATCGTTTCCGCCAAGGCGACACTGACACAGCTCCACCCAGCTTAAGCTCTGCCTCTTGAACCTGTATCCTTAGGTTATGCAGCTACTTAAACAATCAATGTACCGACAGCAATTCAGATCTAGGCGAGGAATGGCATTATTGTTGACGTTGGTCATTCTAATGCTCCTCTCAATTTTCATGGTTGAGTTTTCATTTCAAACAACACTGGAAACTCGAGGAATTAGGAATTTTCAAGCATCATTTCAAGCAAGAAATGCTGTAAAATCAATGCTAAAGGCTGTTCTCGAAGGCCTGCAAACAAGAGATGAAATAACTTTCTTTCGTCAGGATCTCCAATTTCTCCAAGAATTGAACACATTGGCTGGAGTTGAAAACGCTTCTATTTTGAATCCTCCACCACCAACACAACTCCCTCAGGGAGTTCTTGAAGACTTCGAGGATATCGTTTTCTACAGCCCTGTCATTCGACCGATTGATCACCTGTTCAACCTGAATCGATTACTAAGAGAAGGAACTCCTGTACCGGGTAATGACTACGATCTTCGGCTCAGTACACAATTTTTCCAGATGGTCAGCAACTTTCCAATTACTACTGTCGACGGCGTGCCGGTAGAAGCAGGGGTCCCATCCTACCTTGCTGAAAATCAAGTCATGCAGATCTACGGAAATATATTTGATTGGCTAGACGCAAAGGATGGAGAGACGCCTTACACAACCCCTTACTTGGGGAGTATTGGTGCTGAACAACTCAGCTATCTAGACTACGGCCAAGAAACAATCGTGAAGAATCGTGGCTTGGATCATCTCGATGAACTTCGGCTTATCATGGGTTTTAGAGAAAGCGGAATTCCTTGGGAAAGTTGGGAGCGCTATTTCACAACATACCCCGTGGGCAAACCACCCGAAGCGGGAAGCCCAGCAGGAGAATCCCGTTTGAATGTAAATTTAGCCACTGAGGAAGAGATTATTGAATTTCTGAACCGATTCGATCAGGATCGGATTCCTTCTGAACTTTTTGAGTCAAACATCCAGGAATATGTGATCAATGCGGCAAATATCGCCTCGGTCCTCAAGCAGCAAGAGGAAACCACTGGCCCACTAAACA
Coding sequences within it:
- a CDS encoding type II secretion system protein GspK, with translation MALLLTLVILMLLSIFMVEFSFQTTLETRGIRNFQASFQARNAVKSMLKAVLEGLQTRDEITFFRQDLQFLQELNTLAGVENASILNPPPPTQLPQGVLEDFEDIVFYSPVIRPIDHLFNLNRLLREGTPVPGNDYDLRLSTQFFQMVSNFPITTVDGVPVEAGVPSYLAENQVMQIYGNIFDWLDAKDGETPYTTPYLGSIGAEQLSYLDYGQETIVKNRGLDHLDELRLIMGFRESGIPWESWERYFTTYPVGKPPEAGSPAGESRLNVNLATEEEIIEFLNRFDQDRIPSELFESNIQEYVINAANIASVLKQQEETTGPLNMMVDAEYRQAGSIQSALDADPTTNYLPRQAEQKFFVRFSQWYQIRLKAEMDGVLASVEAIVQIQRDDKGEPIKDGMFIHHFSLN